In the genome of Lycorma delicatula isolate Av1 chromosome 8, ASM4794821v1, whole genome shotgun sequence, one region contains:
- the LOC142328964 gene encoding proton-coupled amino acid transporter-like protein acs isoform X1, producing the protein MVVKDEMGLTNFSNQQKSSGEKEKSSFSMNVTTYGDEAGSPGPPYDPHLHRELETPTTDAETLIHILKGSLGTGILAMPNAFCNSGLIVGAVATFIIGFICTYCLHVLIRSQYELCKRKRVPILSYPETMRVALQQGPYFLRGFANISVPIVDGFLISYQLGICCVYIMFVATNVKQVADMYVTPIDVRIHMLILLIPLIIQTYIRNLKLLAPFSQLANVITFVGIGITMYYVFRDLRPIDSVPYVGEPRNFVLYMGTTLFALEAVGVILALENNMKTPKSFGGYFGVLNRGMVVIVLLYIFVGFFGYVTFGSTAKGSITLNLPRDDWLAQSVKIIFAIAIFITYALQCYVPIEIIWNTYMKKRLTKNFLLWEYILRTVTVLVTFVLAVAVPRLELFISLFGAFCLSALGIAFPAIIEICVMYPDKFGPCYYIIIRNILLILFGLAGLVIGTYISVNDIIVSFQ; encoded by the exons ATCAAgtggagaaaaagaaaaaagttcattttctATGAATGTAACAACTTATGGTGATGAAGCTGGATCACCTGGACCACCATATGATCCTCATCTTCATAGAGAACTTGAAACCCCAACTAC AGATGCAGAAACACTTATTCATATTCTAAAGGGAAGTTTGGGTACTGGTATTTTGGCTATGCCAAATGCATTCTGTAATTCTGGTCTCATTGTTGGGGCAGTAGCTACATTTATTATTGGATTCATTTGTACATATTGCCTCCATGTCCTG aTTAGATCACAATAtgaattatgtaaaagaaaacgTGTTCCTATTTTAAGTTATCCGGAAACAATGCGAGTTGCATTACAACAAGGTCCATATTTTTTAAGGGGCTTTGCTAATATATCTGT GCCAATTGTTGATGGATTCTTAATATCATATCAGCTTGGTATTTGCTGTGTATATATTATGTTTGTAGCTACTAATGTTAAGCAG gttGCTGATATGTATGTTACGCCAATTGATGTCAGAATACATATGTTAATATTACTTATACCATTGATTATTCAAACTtatattcgtaatttaaaattacttgcgCCATTTTCACAGCTTGCTAATGTTATAACATTTGTTGGTATTGGCATAACAATGTATTACGTATTTCGGGACTTACGACCAATTGATTCTGTTCCGTATGTTGGTGAACCAAGAAATTTTGTGCTTTATATGGGTACCACACTCTTTGCTTTGGAAGCTGTTGGTGTT atTCTAGCtcttgaaaataatatgaaaacaccAAAATCATTTGGTGGATATTTCGGTGTTTTAAACAGAGGAATggttgttattgttttattatacatatttgttGGATTTTTTGGTTATGTTACATTTGGAAGTACAGCAAAAGGTAGCATTACATTAAATTTGCCTCGCGATGACTG GCTGGCTCAATCTGTTAAAATCATATTTGCTATTGCAATATTCATTACATATGCATTACAATGTTATGTACCAATTGAAATTATATGGAATACATACATGAAGAAAAGACTTACAAAGAACTTCCTACTGTGGGAGTATATATTAAGAACAGTTACAGTATTAGTAACAt TTGTTCTTGCAGTTGCTGTTCCAAgattggaattatttatttcattatttggaGCATTTTGTCTTTCAGCTCTCGGTATAGCATTCCCAGCAATTATTGAAATATGCGTAATGTATCCAGATAAATTTGGTccttgttattatataataattcgtaatatattattaattttatttggtctTGCTGGACTAGTTATAGGAACATATATTAGTGTTAATGATATTATTGTATCATTTCAATGA
- the LOC142328964 gene encoding proton-coupled amino acid transporter-like protein acs isoform X2 yields the protein MKLYFQRLGENCLDAETLIHILKGSLGTGILAMPNAFCNSGLIVGAVATFIIGFICTYCLHVLIRSQYELCKRKRVPILSYPETMRVALQQGPYFLRGFANISVPIVDGFLISYQLGICCVYIMFVATNVKQVADMYVTPIDVRIHMLILLIPLIIQTYIRNLKLLAPFSQLANVITFVGIGITMYYVFRDLRPIDSVPYVGEPRNFVLYMGTTLFALEAVGVILALENNMKTPKSFGGYFGVLNRGMVVIVLLYIFVGFFGYVTFGSTAKGSITLNLPRDDWLAQSVKIIFAIAIFITYALQCYVPIEIIWNTYMKKRLTKNFLLWEYILRTVTVLVTFVLAVAVPRLELFISLFGAFCLSALGIAFPAIIEICVMYPDKFGPCYYIIIRNILLILFGLAGLVIGTYISVNDIIVSFQ from the exons ATGAAACTCTATTTCCAGAGATTGGGTGAGAACTGCCT AGATGCAGAAACACTTATTCATATTCTAAAGGGAAGTTTGGGTACTGGTATTTTGGCTATGCCAAATGCATTCTGTAATTCTGGTCTCATTGTTGGGGCAGTAGCTACATTTATTATTGGATTCATTTGTACATATTGCCTCCATGTCCTG aTTAGATCACAATAtgaattatgtaaaagaaaacgTGTTCCTATTTTAAGTTATCCGGAAACAATGCGAGTTGCATTACAACAAGGTCCATATTTTTTAAGGGGCTTTGCTAATATATCTGT GCCAATTGTTGATGGATTCTTAATATCATATCAGCTTGGTATTTGCTGTGTATATATTATGTTTGTAGCTACTAATGTTAAGCAG gttGCTGATATGTATGTTACGCCAATTGATGTCAGAATACATATGTTAATATTACTTATACCATTGATTATTCAAACTtatattcgtaatttaaaattacttgcgCCATTTTCACAGCTTGCTAATGTTATAACATTTGTTGGTATTGGCATAACAATGTATTACGTATTTCGGGACTTACGACCAATTGATTCTGTTCCGTATGTTGGTGAACCAAGAAATTTTGTGCTTTATATGGGTACCACACTCTTTGCTTTGGAAGCTGTTGGTGTT atTCTAGCtcttgaaaataatatgaaaacaccAAAATCATTTGGTGGATATTTCGGTGTTTTAAACAGAGGAATggttgttattgttttattatacatatttgttGGATTTTTTGGTTATGTTACATTTGGAAGTACAGCAAAAGGTAGCATTACATTAAATTTGCCTCGCGATGACTG GCTGGCTCAATCTGTTAAAATCATATTTGCTATTGCAATATTCATTACATATGCATTACAATGTTATGTACCAATTGAAATTATATGGAATACATACATGAAGAAAAGACTTACAAAGAACTTCCTACTGTGGGAGTATATATTAAGAACAGTTACAGTATTAGTAACAt TTGTTCTTGCAGTTGCTGTTCCAAgattggaattatttatttcattatttggaGCATTTTGTCTTTCAGCTCTCGGTATAGCATTCCCAGCAATTATTGAAATATGCGTAATGTATCCAGATAAATTTGGTccttgttattatataataattcgtaatatattattaattttatttggtctTGCTGGACTAGTTATAGGAACATATATTAGTGTTAATGATATTATTGTATCATTTCAATGA